The following proteins are encoded in a genomic region of Cyclonatronum proteinivorum:
- a CDS encoding GH3 family domain-containing protein, translating to MKSIIQAQNNILEKYLQFAADTAFGKKYGFKNLKSYHEFRKTVHITSFKDYDTYREAIKRGEPDLTWPGTSGKFAISAGTTGAPKDIPIFPERERSDKIFLRRVALSYLRKNPNIFKIWGKQMSLPGTIERDPDYPGVLFGEISGHLALMAPPVLSRIQILEPQQSVWMTFKDKLEIAVERGVKHDLRVLTSLPSVMLRYFQMVLDYTGKDHIGDVWPNFRLLVSGGEPLPSYKNHLQKLCEGMPLHFIENYGASEGYFAFNTHQDRTDMKLVVDNNVFYEFIPNPSQNRDELYLQETIPIWEVEAGKPYAMVVTTNSGLWRYLLNDLVIFTDLSQPRIRVAGRASDVLDNYGETIEAIHVQECLERVTAKTGGIFSSCTVGVVHEDAKKSPHHVWFIRFAERPQDLQAFAKAVDEDLARTNRSYNIRRNGDAIGMPEFYALTQEAITSWQNEHTKVKAQTKFPRMIHDSEKCLSLMKRCEKLA from the coding sequence ATGAAATCAATCATACAGGCTCAAAACAACATCCTTGAAAAATACCTGCAATTTGCAGCGGATACCGCTTTCGGCAAAAAGTACGGCTTCAAAAATCTAAAGAGCTATCACGAATTCAGAAAGACCGTACATATCACCAGCTTCAAAGACTACGACACGTACCGGGAAGCTATCAAACGAGGCGAACCCGACCTCACCTGGCCCGGCACCTCCGGAAAATTTGCCATTTCGGCCGGCACAACCGGCGCCCCTAAAGATATCCCCATTTTTCCGGAGCGTGAGCGCAGCGACAAAATCTTTCTCCGCCGCGTAGCCCTCTCCTACCTGCGGAAGAACCCGAACATCTTCAAAATCTGGGGCAAGCAAATGAGCCTGCCGGGAACCATCGAGCGCGACCCGGATTATCCCGGGGTATTATTCGGAGAAATCAGCGGACACCTTGCACTCATGGCCCCGCCTGTACTTTCCCGAATTCAGATTTTAGAGCCGCAGCAATCCGTCTGGATGACCTTCAAAGACAAGCTTGAAATTGCGGTAGAGCGCGGTGTGAAGCACGATTTGCGCGTACTCACCTCCCTGCCCTCGGTCATGCTCCGTTACTTTCAGATGGTGCTGGACTACACCGGAAAAGACCACATCGGGGATGTTTGGCCTAACTTCCGGCTCCTCGTCTCCGGCGGAGAGCCGCTCCCCTCCTACAAAAATCACCTGCAAAAGCTGTGTGAAGGCATGCCGCTGCACTTCATTGAAAACTACGGCGCTTCTGAAGGCTACTTCGCCTTCAACACCCATCAGGACCGTACCGACATGAAGCTGGTCGTGGACAACAATGTTTTTTATGAATTTATCCCAAACCCATCACAAAACCGGGACGAACTCTACCTGCAGGAAACCATCCCGATCTGGGAAGTTGAAGCCGGAAAACCCTACGCGATGGTCGTTACAACCAACTCCGGCCTGTGGCGCTACCTCCTCAACGATCTGGTGATTTTCACCGACCTTTCACAGCCGCGAATCCGCGTTGCGGGACGCGCAAGCGACGTGCTCGACAACTACGGCGAGACCATCGAAGCCATTCACGTGCAGGAATGCCTGGAGCGCGTCACCGCCAAAACCGGCGGTATCTTCTCAAGCTGTACGGTAGGCGTAGTGCATGAAGACGCCAAAAAAAGCCCGCATCACGTCTGGTTCATCCGGTTCGCCGAACGCCCGCAAGACCTTCAGGCCTTTGCCAAAGCCGTTGATGAAGACCTTGCCCGCACCAACCGCAGCTACAACATCCGCCGCAACGGCGACGCCATCGGCATGCCCGAATTCTATGCACTCACGCAGGAAGCCATCACAAGCTGGCAAAACGAACACACCAAAGTCAAAGCCCAAACCAAATTCCCCCGCATGATTCATGATTCTGAAAAATGCCTGAGTCTCATGAAGCGATGTGAGAAGCTGGCATAG
- a CDS encoding phosphoenolpyruvate carboxylase, translating into MYFSTTDDSIELDKIKGDLRFLHDCYTGMLRDAGEHDIADMLDGKRALQPGAERLSKAFSIYFQLITIVEENASVQLRRKLEDEHGVARISGLWGKTLHQLREAGVAPADIAAALPETRIEPVLTAHPTESKRSTMIDQLRAIYLLMVKRENKVWTAQEKQQIGQEIRAAMQRLWFTGQVFLQKPSIQDELRNVLHYLTKVFPNVMPLLDQRLRDAWQETGFDPVLLEGTDTLPRIGFGNWVGGDRDGHPFVTSDVTRDTLETLRRSALEMIDADLDTLARRLSLSQFEVQTPEMLQGRIDALSEAIGSKGRAAVQRNAKEPWRQLLNLMRLMLPEASGINPEGSVRYGSYHELLEDLRLLADSLRAINAKDIARLDVEPVIRKISAFGFHLAALDIRQNSRFHDLALSQLLKAAGVEDAENFPEWSEERRLAYLSEELKSTRPYVRRYEGLGTEADAVIACYRVLYHYIERNGYDGLGSLIVSMTRSLSDLLVVYVLCREAGLMARTPDGMACVLPVVPLLETIGDLEKGPEILDTFLSHPITQNSLKWRSENLNAPRAQQVMVGYSDSNKDGGILASLWSLHTAQLALTQTGQKHDVRIRFFHGRGGTISRGAGPTHRFIAGLPHGTIQGDMRLTEQGEVISQKYANPLTALYNLELLQAGTTGNSLMPEKGRRLTPELRDQLEGIVNKLYQYSLESYQKLVHNDDFVRFFAQATPIDIIESSSIGSRPARRTGKRTFGDLRAIPWVFSWSQARFFITGWFGVGSALARLQKEDAEAFALLSRHAVDFMPFRYVITNASSAIALTDTEIMKAYAALVDDRDLAKTCLTQILDEFEQTRSMLEVLYGHPLQERRPRMYTMMGFRAERLKPLHDLQISQLKTWRALKAEGKTKEADDMLPELLLVLNAIASGLGTTG; encoded by the coding sequence ATGTATTTCAGCACAACCGATGACAGCATCGAACTCGATAAGATTAAGGGTGATTTACGCTTCCTGCATGACTGTTACACCGGCATGCTGCGCGATGCCGGGGAACATGATATTGCCGATATGCTCGACGGTAAGCGCGCCCTGCAACCCGGCGCTGAGCGGCTGAGCAAGGCTTTTTCGATTTATTTTCAGCTCATCACCATTGTGGAGGAAAACGCCTCCGTACAGCTGCGTCGTAAGCTCGAAGACGAGCACGGCGTTGCCCGCATTTCCGGGCTGTGGGGCAAAACCCTGCATCAGCTCAGGGAAGCCGGCGTAGCGCCCGCTGACATCGCCGCCGCCCTGCCTGAAACCCGGATTGAGCCGGTCCTGACCGCGCACCCCACAGAGAGCAAGCGTTCAACCATGATTGATCAGCTCCGCGCCATTTACCTGCTCATGGTGAAGCGCGAAAACAAGGTCTGGACGGCGCAGGAAAAACAGCAGATCGGTCAGGAAATCCGGGCGGCCATGCAGCGGCTTTGGTTTACGGGTCAGGTGTTCCTTCAGAAACCAAGCATTCAGGATGAGCTGCGCAATGTGTTGCACTACCTCACCAAAGTATTCCCGAACGTGATGCCGCTGCTCGATCAGCGGCTGCGCGATGCCTGGCAGGAAACCGGCTTCGACCCCGTGCTGCTCGAAGGCACCGATACGCTGCCGCGTATCGGCTTTGGCAACTGGGTCGGCGGCGACCGCGACGGGCATCCGTTTGTGACCTCCGACGTTACCCGCGACACCCTCGAAACCCTGCGCCGCAGCGCGCTGGAAATGATTGATGCCGACCTCGATACCCTGGCCCGAAGGCTCAGCCTCTCGCAGTTTGAGGTTCAGACCCCCGAAATGCTGCAGGGACGCATTGATGCGTTGTCCGAAGCCATCGGAAGCAAAGGGCGTGCAGCGGTGCAGCGCAACGCCAAAGAACCCTGGCGACAGCTTCTAAACCTGATGCGGCTCATGCTGCCCGAAGCTTCCGGCATCAACCCCGAAGGCAGCGTGCGATATGGCAGCTATCATGAACTGCTCGAAGACCTGCGCCTGCTCGCAGATTCCCTCCGTGCCATTAATGCCAAAGATATCGCCCGGCTGGATGTGGAGCCCGTCATCCGGAAAATATCCGCCTTTGGGTTCCACCTTGCCGCGCTCGATATCCGGCAGAACAGCCGCTTCCACGACCTCGCCCTCTCGCAGCTGCTCAAAGCCGCAGGCGTGGAGGATGCCGAAAACTTCCCGGAATGGTCCGAAGAGCGCCGCCTTGCGTACCTCAGCGAAGAGCTGAAATCAACCCGCCCGTACGTGCGCCGCTACGAGGGGCTGGGCACCGAAGCGGATGCGGTCATCGCCTGCTACCGCGTGCTCTATCATTATATTGAGCGCAACGGCTACGACGGCCTCGGCTCTCTGATTGTGAGCATGACCCGCAGCCTCTCCGATCTGCTCGTTGTGTATGTGCTGTGCCGCGAGGCCGGACTCATGGCGCGTACCCCGGACGGCATGGCCTGCGTGCTGCCGGTCGTACCCCTGCTGGAGACCATCGGAGATCTCGAAAAAGGACCGGAAATCCTGGATACGTTCCTCAGCCACCCCATCACCCAAAACAGCCTGAAATGGCGGTCCGAAAACCTGAATGCGCCCCGCGCACAGCAGGTGATGGTCGGCTACAGCGACAGCAACAAAGACGGCGGCATCCTCGCAAGCCTGTGGAGCCTGCATACCGCGCAGCTCGCCCTCACCCAAACGGGGCAAAAGCATGATGTCCGCATCCGATTCTTCCATGGCCGGGGCGGAACCATCAGCCGGGGCGCGGGCCCGACGCACCGCTTCATCGCCGGTCTGCCGCACGGCACCATTCAGGGCGATATGCGCCTGACCGAACAGGGCGAGGTCATTTCCCAGAAATACGCCAACCCGCTCACCGCGCTCTACAACCTCGAGCTGCTGCAGGCCGGCACAACCGGCAACAGCCTGATGCCCGAAAAGGGCCGCCGCCTCACGCCCGAACTGCGCGATCAGCTCGAAGGCATTGTAAATAAGCTGTATCAGTACAGCCTCGAAAGCTATCAGAAACTCGTGCATAACGACGATTTCGTGCGCTTCTTTGCACAGGCTACGCCCATTGATATCATCGAATCGAGCAGCATCGGCTCCCGACCCGCACGCCGGACCGGCAAGCGCACCTTTGGTGACCTCCGCGCCATACCGTGGGTATTCAGCTGGAGTCAGGCCCGGTTCTTCATCACCGGCTGGTTCGGGGTCGGCAGCGCCCTCGCCCGCCTGCAAAAAGAGGACGCCGAAGCCTTCGCACTGCTCAGCCGGCACGCCGTGGATTTCATGCCGTTCCGCTACGTGATCACCAACGCCTCCTCGGCCATCGCCCTCACCGACACCGAAATCATGAAGGCCTACGCCGCCCTCGTTGATGACCGAGACCTCGCCAAGACCTGCCTCACGCAGATTCTGGACGAGTTTGAGCAAACCCGCAGCATGCTGGAAGTGCTCTACGGTCACCCGCTTCAGGAGCGCCGTCCGCGCATGTACACCATGATGGGCTTCCGCGCCGAGCGTCTCAAACCGCTGCACGACCTTCAAATCAGTCAGCTCAAAACCTGGCGCGCCCTCAAAGCAGAAGGCAAAACCAAAGAAGCCGACGACATGCTCCCCGAGCTCCTGCTCGTCCTCAACGCCATCGCAAGCGGCCTCGGCACCACCGGATAA